Proteins from a genomic interval of Bdellovibrionales bacterium:
- a CDS encoding type II toxin-antitoxin system death-on-curing family toxin: protein MKTTLYPTLLETIELHSRLIERFGGKDGVRDMGLLESALMRPQTGYYKSLSLEAAALLQSLAQNHAFIDGNKRVAFATTAIFLRMNGYRLKVDADNGESFIIDRVIKSKADIDEIAGWLEKHLKSV from the coding sequence ATGAAAACCACACTCTACCCCACTCTTCTGGAGACGATAGAGCTCCACTCGCGTCTTATTGAACGCTTTGGTGGCAAAGATGGCGTGCGAGACATGGGGCTACTGGAGAGTGCGCTGATGCGACCACAAACCGGCTACTACAAAAGCCTATCTCTTGAAGCGGCAGCCCTTTTGCAAAGCTTAGCCCAAAACCACGCCTTTATTGACGGCAACAAACGGGTCGCTTTTGCCACAACTGCGATTTTTCTTAGGATGAATGGGTATCGATTAAAGGTCGATGCTGACAATGGCGAATCATTTATTATTGACCGAGTTATAAAAAGTAAAGCCGACATTGATGAAATTGCTGGATGGCTCGAAAAACATTTGAAATCTGTATAA
- a CDS encoding IS3 family transposase, whose amino-acid sequence MRTTNSNHEGPIAPRVFRIEDDLPKDSNQVFAGDITYLRFGSGFFYLAIVLDVCTRKVVGWSVTDSLETTGVLNALQMALANCGNRAKIVFHSDRGIQYASKLFLALLKKKDVIPSMSRKGNCYDNSIVESWFKSFKSECLYRHDYKTEAELRILVFEYIETWYNKKRLHSSLGYQSPLEYESTLNAA is encoded by the coding sequence GTGAGAACGACTAATTCGAACCACGAGGGCCCAATTGCTCCACGAGTTTTCAGGATCGAGGATGATCTGCCCAAAGACTCTAATCAGGTCTTTGCCGGAGATATCACTTATCTGAGATTTGGATCTGGCTTTTTCTATCTGGCCATAGTTCTCGATGTTTGTACCCGAAAAGTTGTGGGCTGGTCGGTCACTGACAGTTTAGAAACCACCGGGGTCTTGAATGCTCTGCAGATGGCATTGGCTAATTGCGGAAATAGAGCGAAGATCGTCTTTCACTCGGACCGCGGGATTCAGTACGCGAGCAAATTATTTTTGGCTTTGCTAAAGAAGAAGGATGTGATTCCGAGCATGAGTCGCAAGGGAAACTGCTACGACAATTCGATTGTTGAGAGTTGGTTCAAGTCATTCAAGTCTGAGTGTCTTTACCGTCATGACTACAAAACCGAAGCAGAGTTGAGAATCTTAGTTTTTGAGTATATTGAAACCTGGTACAATAAAAAAAGATTGCATTCATCGCTTGGCTATCAAAGTCCTTTGGAGTATGAATCAACACTAAATGCCGCCTGA
- a CDS encoding cation:dicarboxylase symporter family transporter — protein sequence MTYFAALPGARAIHTGKCHSDGTAGVPRAGLITLAMVLRQVNLPEEGITLVIGVDRLLDMARTVVNVTGDAVVSCFVAKSEGQLDGLQASSRFTQRSLVLSTVLLNSVTLVLSRELREV from the coding sequence ATCACATATTTTGCTGCGCTCCCTGGGGCAAGAGCCATTCACACGGGAAAATGCCACTCAGATGGAACGGCTGGTGTACCGAGAGCCGGACTTATCACACTTGCAATGGTCTTACGACAGGTCAACCTTCCCGAAGAGGGAATCACATTGGTAATTGGTGTTGATCGGCTGCTTGATATGGCGCGAACCGTAGTGAACGTGACAGGTGACGCCGTCGTCAGCTGTTTTGTGGCCAAAAGCGAAGGGCAACTCGACGGCTTGCAGGCCAGTTCAAGATTCACTCAGCGGTCCCTTGTTCTCTCGACTGTTCTTCTTAATTCTGTGACTCTCGTATTATCTCGCGAACTCCGGGAAGTTTAG
- a CDS encoding transposase, producing the protein MILDLSNEVPINRLCRHFGVSTSGYYQWKANSQFKFLTKKREICKEIEEIFKASKSTYGSPRIFHELRSKGFSVSENTVAKYMREMGLDARLKKNIE; encoded by the coding sequence ATGATTTTGGACCTTTCAAATGAAGTTCCTATCAACCGCCTGTGCAGACATTTTGGGGTGAGTACCAGTGGGTATTACCAATGGAAAGCGAATAGTCAGTTCAAATTCTTGACGAAAAAAAGGGAAATCTGCAAGGAAATTGAGGAGATTTTCAAAGCTAGCAAAAGTACCTATGGCTCACCAAGGATCTTTCATGAGCTGAGGAGCAAGGGATTTTCTGTAAGTGAAAATACTGTTGCGAAGTATATGAGGGAGATGGGATTGGATGCCCGATTAAAGAAAAATATCGAGTGA
- a CDS encoding putative Ig domain-containing protein translates to MLGSEELFCKYIKFAFVFALASCRLDDNTIRGQYGPGSDPIAPPAEAPENFSISHISSEVFYKKSVAIAPMVLTLVGTAASFSIEPALPAGFTLDSETGIISGTPADEVAPATYTISAHHADGRVATHAFEFYVPYEFTTMASLGTSPDLNPGDTLCADSLGNCTLRAAVTEANALSIPSIVNIPAGTYSFPVSGELSISSNLTLIGADKLTTILDGQNQTGLFTVADNSFLTLSRITLEDGRKTTFDEVGAAIRGGLNSNVKIDDCRLLNNSTNLADGGAIYSEGSVTIENCLLDGNNVTNIVGSGGAIALVEKAGASPFNKLTILNSQINNSVSGDDGGAIYSDFDVFLEGSSFIGNTATTSEKGGAIYVEGSLTSKRCQFKNNSARDGGAIFLNGWSDRFNTIEDSYFENNTALYYGGALAFGFFSDGFSITNSTFVDNRTTHATAGSGGAIDVDSAGFELPITISNCSFSGSATGGNGATLAVEQQVIEISHTIINDVPGAANCWWNTGFTGGIASGGYNIDSGNSCGLTAQGKPGDLESTDPLLDAAGPQLNGDTIPSILLGVGSPALNAVPLQSCMIAKDQRGVARPQGGSCDIGATEQ, encoded by the coding sequence GTGTTGGGCTCAGAAGAACTTTTTTGCAAATATATCAAATTTGCATTTGTTTTTGCTTTGGCCTCTTGTCGTTTAGACGACAATACAATCAGAGGTCAGTATGGGCCGGGATCAGATCCGATTGCTCCGCCTGCTGAAGCTCCAGAGAACTTCAGCATTTCTCATATTTCCTCAGAGGTCTTCTATAAGAAAAGCGTGGCGATAGCTCCCATGGTCCTGACCCTTGTTGGCACGGCAGCGAGCTTTAGCATCGAACCTGCTCTTCCGGCAGGATTTACTTTAGATTCTGAGACGGGAATTATTTCCGGGACTCCTGCTGACGAGGTTGCGCCGGCGACCTATACCATTTCGGCTCATCATGCCGATGGCAGAGTTGCCACTCATGCTTTTGAATTCTACGTGCCCTACGAATTTACCACCATGGCGAGCCTGGGAACCTCACCAGATCTTAATCCCGGCGATACGTTGTGTGCCGATTCTTTAGGCAACTGCACTTTGCGCGCCGCTGTGACAGAAGCCAATGCCCTCAGCATCCCCAGCATCGTCAATATACCAGCAGGCACTTATAGTTTTCCGGTGAGTGGAGAGCTGTCTATAAGTTCGAACTTGACTCTTATCGGAGCCGACAAATTGACGACCATTCTCGACGGCCAAAATCAAACAGGACTCTTCACTGTCGCCGATAACTCATTTTTGACTTTATCTAGGATCACTCTCGAAGATGGGAGAAAAACTACTTTCGATGAAGTTGGAGCAGCCATTCGTGGCGGATTGAACTCAAACGTAAAGATAGATGACTGTCGGCTTCTCAATAACTCCACTAATCTTGCGGACGGAGGAGCCATCTATTCGGAAGGATCAGTCACAATTGAAAATTGTTTATTGGATGGAAACAATGTGACGAACATTGTTGGGAGCGGAGGGGCGATTGCTCTGGTCGAAAAAGCAGGAGCTTCTCCCTTCAACAAATTGACGATTCTGAATTCTCAGATAAACAACAGTGTTTCTGGCGATGATGGCGGCGCAATTTATTCAGATTTTGATGTTTTCTTGGAGGGATCCTCTTTCATCGGCAACACAGCGACAACTTCTGAAAAAGGTGGTGCCATATATGTCGAAGGCAGCTTGACGAGTAAAAGGTGCCAATTTAAGAATAATTCAGCCAGGGACGGTGGAGCCATCTTTCTAAATGGTTGGTCCGATCGTTTCAACACGATCGAAGACTCTTACTTCGAGAATAATACAGCTCTCTACTATGGTGGAGCTCTCGCCTTTGGATTTTTTTCTGATGGCTTTTCAATCACCAATTCCACTTTTGTGGACAATCGCACGACACATGCGACAGCTGGCTCTGGTGGAGCTATAGACGTTGATAGCGCAGGATTCGAACTGCCAATAACTATTTCCAATTGTAGCTTTTCAGGAAGTGCGACTGGGGGCAACGGAGCGACTCTCGCCGTAGAGCAGCAAGTCATAGAGATATCTCACACAATCATTAATGATGTCCCAGGAGCAGCCAATTGCTGGTGGAATACGGGTTTTACAGGTGGCATCGCATCCGGCGGTTACAATATCGACAGCGGGAATTCCTGTGGATTGACTGCTCAGGGCAAACCTGGTGATTTGGAATCAACAGATCCTCTACTCGATGCAGCTGGTCCACAGCTCAATGGAGATACGATTCCATCGATCCTCTTGGGAGTGGGGAGCCCAGCTCTCAATGCTGTCCCATTGCAAAGCTGCATGATCGCAAAAGATCAGAGAGGTGTGGCTCGCCCGCAGGGTGGCAGTTGTGATATTGGGGCAACAGAGCAGTAG
- a CDS encoding transposase, with translation MSSKRRVFSEEYKAEAIDLAEKMGTTKASQDLGINPANIRRWKIEAQSGRAAASGAKTYEELELEVRELRKENEYLNKVSDVLKKSLGIISKDQMRNSK, from the coding sequence ATGAGTTCAAAGAGAAGGGTTTTTTCAGAAGAGTATAAGGCCGAAGCCATTGATTTAGCAGAGAAAATGGGAACAACAAAGGCCTCACAAGATCTAGGTATAAATCCGGCAAATATTCGTCGATGGAAAATCGAAGCGCAATCAGGTCGCGCCGCTGCGAGCGGCGCGAAAACCTATGAAGAACTGGAGCTTGAGGTTCGAGAACTCAGAAAGGAAAATGAGTATTTGAACAAAGTCAGCGATGTTCTAAAAAAAAGCCTAGGGATCATATCAAAGGATCAAATGAGAAATTCCAAATGA